CCGGGGAAAGACCGCCCACCATGCCCACGGAGACGCTACAGACAGGTAGCATGGTGAAGCCGGTCAGTCCCGCCGGCACCTTCACGTCGGCAGTGCCCCTGCGCATCCTGAACAAAGGGCCAGACTACTTCCGCAGGCAGGCCGAACCCAACCCCAAGAGGCTGAGCGCCGTGGAGAGGCTGGAAGCCGACAAGGCCAAGTATGTCAAGAGCCAGGAGGTGATCAATGCCAAGCAGGAGCCCGTGAAGCCCGCAGTGCTGGCCAAGCCCCCCGTGTGCCCGGCGGCCAAGCGCGCGCTGGGCAGCCCCACTCTCAAGGTGTTCGGCAACCACGCCAAAACCGAGAGCGGGGTGCAGCGCGAGAACCTCAAGCTTGAGATCCTCAAGAACATCATCAACAGCTCCGAGGGCTCCAGCTCGGGCTCGGGACACAAGCACAGCTCCCGAAACTGGCCGCCACACCGGTCTGACGCCACCACCGACCTGCACCGCCACTCCTTCGCCGAGTCCCTGAAGGTCTACCCCACGCCCGGCCGAGGCAGCCCACAGGAAAGCAGTTCGCACGTGAGCAGGAGACTGCTGGAACAGTCGGCCGAGTCCTTCCTCCACGTCTCGCACAGCTCCTCGGACATCCGCAAGGTGACCAGCGTGAAGCCCCTCAAAGCAATCCCCTGCAGTAGCTCTgcccctcctctgcctcccaagcccaAGGTCGCCGCCATGAAGTCACCCGAAGCAGATCCCGTGGAACCAGCTTGTGGCGTCAGCCGAAGACCCTCCCTCCAGCGGTCTAAGTCAGACTTGAGTGACAGGTATTTCCGAGTGGATGCAGACGTGGAGAGGTTCTTCAACTACTGTGGACTGGACCCCGAAGAGCTGGAAAACCTCGGCATGGAAAACTTTGCAAGGGCTAATTCTGACATCATCTCCCTCAACTTCCGCAGCGCAAGCATGATCAGCTCAGACTGTGAACAGTCTCAGGACAGTAACAGTGACCTTAGAAATGATGACAGTGCCAATGACCGGGTGCCCTATGGCATTTCTGCCATCGAAAGAAACGCTAGGATCATCAAGTGGTTATATAGCATCAAACAAGCTAGAGAGTCGCAGAAGGTGTCCCACGTGTAAGAGACACTGTGCGTGGAAAGGAGGGAGGGGCGGGTCTGTCTGTGCATACGCAGTTGTGAAGGTCGTGAGGTCTCCTTGAAGTGTTGTGAGCTTCTCCACTCTTTGTGTTGCTTGTTGTGCAATGTTTTCAAGTTGCATGCCTGTCAACATGGCGACTGGCCTGGCTTCCTCCTCACCATCGCTGCAGAGCCTGCctggacatccatctgccaaaagTTTCAGGCCAGAATCTACTTAGGGCTTTGCTCTTTAGCAAAactgtttacacacacacacacacaaaaaaaaaaaaaaaaaaaatggtatacaATTTCTTCAATATTTATGTGGTTCTTGTGTTTTTATATCCCGCGCTATTGTGTCTTAATTAAAAGTTTTATCAACTGGCTTTTAAGTTGAGAGCAGaatgtttttgaaataaaaagCCACTTTGCCTACATGTGAGACCATAACAGTGAGCAAATCAATGAGTTTTGCTACCAAACAGATAGTGACTGACTGAAAATAGAACCAGGCTGGGTTTTCTGTGGAATACAGTGGTAAGCCTGATGTTAGTCGTTTACATGTTGAAACTTCGCTTGCCACTTAGTGGAGCGGTCAGTAGGTCATCAGTGCTACTTTGTGATTCCGAGTCAGTGTGTCCATGTTAATGGTTCTGTGTAATACTGACCCCAAGGAAGACAATCAGATATGACCAAGGATGGTTAAATCTAAGAGTTTGGAGATTTGGGGGTTTTGTTGATGTTGTTTAGATTGGAATACTTCAGAAATGTCTAGTATTGATCTTTCAACAGATATGACCACCCTAAAGCTGAATGCCtttattaaaaaattgttttatgttctgggtttttgttgttgttttggttttggttaagAACTACTAATTCCATGctgtttctcttcctctctttgttGCTGTTTTACTTGGGGGAGAGGAGAGGAACTTGTGTAGGTTGAGCTATCCGAAGACATGAACAGAAAACGGAAATACCAGCCATATCAGTATAGAGCCTCCCATTCAAAAGTGAATACATTTGATGACTGAACCATATCTGAGCAATGTGATTCTGTTGTCTTGCAATATGTTATTCTCCCAGGCTGTGGATCTTTGTTACAGTTCTAGGAACCTGTCAAAACCCAATACTCTGTAACTTTTCCACCCTGTGGTCTCTAGTGCTGCCTCACCTTGTCCCCTTTTCCCCTAATAACCTGTCCTCCAGGTGGTTTAGTTAGCTGTCAACCAGCTAACGATTTGGTGCGGTAGCAGAGAGGTAACCATGCGGTGGTCTGTCATTGCTCTAGTCATGCTCAGAAGTTCTCAGCTGCAGCACCCTAGACTTCATCAGCTAATGGGAAACTTTCTGGTGTAAATGCTGTAAGACTTTGTACATACTTCACTTGTTATGAaatctttaagaaaaagaaaaaaaaagttccactAATAAATAGCTCTCTGGTGCAGGCAATAATGGTGGTCGGTCGtttctttgttctttctttttctccctctatGAATGACTGGGCCAGGAGGGTATTGTGGATAGATAGTCTTAAAGAAACATTCCATTAAATTTTTATCACCATATCTCAACTATTCTGAACagcagcacccttcattgtagctGTAGCAGCATGtttttgcaaaaaataaataaataaataaatagttacaTCAAGATCCTTGAATTATGCTGCTGCCTCTTTCCTTAATTCacacttcttttatttttatcttttctttaaacATCAGGATTTTCACATCTTCCACAAGACTCTTCAGTTGTAAATATTCATGAGTTCTTACTATTGCGGCATACCTTTAAAATGGCTAGCCCTGTTTTTGTTGGTACCAGCCCAGCATCCGCTATGCATTTCTCCACTCATTCCCCTTTTAATATGTCACTTCTTGAGTGACTCCCTTTTCGGGCATCATGGTTGCCACTAGACTTCCATGACCAATAACACAGTCTCTCCCTTGAGGAATTTCAATCCTCACATTTAGCACTCTTTTTAGTGGGTGTGCCTTATCTCATATTATTTGCACTTCAAATtttcaatgaatatttattgGATCAAAGAATTTGAAGATAAACATTTCTTCCAAGGTTCCACACAACTTACAAATATAAAAGAAggcaaaatttaaaatgtaattttcagaaaaaaatggtaAGTATTTCCAATTagtgttgatttttaaaaaaagcaattttGGTTTCTTGACTCATTGTACCGGTTTTGAATTCTCTCTGATTGTCTTTCCAGAAGAAACATTAAAATGTTTCTAAAGAACCCAGCTATGAATGTTGGTGAATGTACAATGCACTCAAGGTTATAGAATAAAAATAagttttcttaaaagaaaattctAACAATAAAAGTTTCCTTCCTTCACCATTTATGTAGAAATGTGGCCTTTTAAAAAACACTTGGCTTAGCATTTGCATATCTATCTCCTTTTAGAGCTACTGAAATACTAAAAATAGATGTTATTTTCCTAAGGAAACCATTTTGGGGGAGATGAGCACTTCTTACCTAATTTAATATCACTGCTTATGCTATTTTAATCCAGGATTGTATTTGAATTTTACTGTCTTTCAATAACAATGTGTGATCTGTATTCATACAGGTCTATAAATCTTCCCACTATAATTCAGTCTAATCCTCTGTGGCCTTATTTGTACAATAGACAACTGTTAGGCTTTTAGTTCCTAAGAAAGATGAGAgctcattattttctttttgttcttaaaCTTTCTATAAAGGACGGTTTCAAATGCTTAATATTAAATTCTAAGAATGAGACACTTCCTAATTGTGAAGTGCTTATTCTTCTAGTTCATGAAAAGTATTATGTGTTCATGCACACATGTGTATAAGATTGTAGTATTGGTATAAATATAGTTTCATCATATAGTCCACATTTTTTCCTACACCATGCAGCATTAAATGTGATTGCACTAAATGGCTCTGGATACTAGCTGCTGCTTTCtgaattctaccaaatcctaacacCGTCTTTCCATATCTATCCCCTCTGCCATTGCCTTAATTCAGGCTTTCACCATCTCTTATTTGGTCTGCTGTTGCTAGAACTTTCTAAGTGGAAGTCCCCCTTACTACCCTCCCAACCAGTCTCTTCCTCATCCCATCTCATGCCACAGATAACAAAATGAATTCTAGTCACATCACtcctctgtaaaaaaaaaaaaaaaaaaaaaaaaatctggcttgAATAAGTTGCTGATACGATAAATAAGGATTTATTTTTCTCAACAGAACAGAGAATGAATCACCCAAGAGCCCCAAGGCTCTGACCAAAGGGAAGTGTCTCAATAAGAACATATTACCATTGCATTTATGAtctatgatattaaaaaaaaacaccccaAAAGTCAGAAACTTAAAACCATAATCATTGGTGATCCCAGTATGCAAAGATCAGGAACCCTGGCGTGACTTAGCCAAGTGTCTCATGAGGCAGAGACCAGAGGCAACGGGGCCTGCATCATGTTTTGTGGGCTGAAGGACACTCCCTCAAAGGTGGTTCACATGATATTAACAAGACTCCTCCATTCCTCACAATATGTACCTCTCCCTAGGTGTTGCCTGGGAGTCCCTTTTAACATCTGGTTCTCCCAGAGAGAAGAGCCAAGGAGAAAGCCATAGTGCCTTTTACAATCCAGCGTCCTGAGTCACATACCTCTGTCACATTCAGCTCATTAGAGTGGTTCACCAAACACAGCCCACACAGGGAAGGGAGCAAAGCCCCATATTTTAGAGAGGAGTATCAAAGAAGTGGTGAACGTATTTTGAAACCTCTACTGCTGTTGAGGTTTTGTAGCTCATCATTCCGCGAGAAATGCTTTCTCCTCCTTCCTTGACCTCAAAGACACTTGCTCTTTCAAGACCACACAGCAATCATTCAGTCAAAATTTTTGGAGCTTCTATGTTGTCTTATCCTGTTAGCTTGTAATTTTTGTCACGGTCATGCCAACCTAAATGATGCCTttgtatgaaattttaaaatgcatatcTTCCTCATAATATTTTATTCCCTGCAAGGGAAAAAAACCCTGTTGTAATAAACATAAATCCCCTGACTGATGTGAACCACAGTCCTGGAATTGGACAGCATTCAACAAGCagcccagagtatacaaaaaatgcTTAAATGTTTAATAAGTGTttactgattttaatttttttttttttttttttttttttttggtttggtggtcGTTTACTTTGGGTTCAGTATCCCTTATCCAAAAATGCTTAGGATCAGAAATATTTCAaatttgggtgtttttttttttctttcagattttggAACATTTGCAAAGACTTTACTCGTTGAACATCCCTAATCAAAAACTATGATATCTGTGATATTCCATAGTCTGAAACTTTTGGAGCTTCATGTTGGTTTCAGATTTGGtagcatttcagattttttaaTTAGAATGCTCAGCCTGAGTGACATTTATGCCCTGAACTAAACTATAAATCTTACCAGAGAGAGCCCTAAGTAGTAGGGATGTCCCCACTTTATAAGTAAAGACACTAAGAAACTCGGTTCCATGGAGATTAAGCCCCTtaaccagaggaagtaagtgttgAAATGAGACTTGAACTCATCTCTGTGATTCCAGCTCTGCCTTTCCCACAGCCCTGTTTAAGTCCAGGGAGACAGAGTTTGTTCTTAACACAAGGGTCCTTAAATTCATCTTGATAATTTTATCTGCCACCAGGGTACGTAATAAGCATGTCTTAAACAGTCAAAATTTCAGCAACTTCATCCTCACCTAGATGGTAGCccataaatttagaaaaagactTCAACTTCTCCATTATGAGTAACATACAACCCACTGAGTTCAACGGAACAAGGCTGTTGGAATGGCATTCTTCCTGTTTTGAGTGTGCCATATTTTAAAGTGGCATCCTGTCTTTTTGGATCAAGGACATTTTGAAGTGTAAGCAATAGAGATAAATGTCTGGCCACAATTCAACCATCAGGAAACATTTTGACTATTTTGATGAAtcagtatcactctgttctctcccatcctTGAGGGTGTACTTAGTGTTCTGACCAGCAGATACATCAGGGAAGGATTAAAGAGGTTAAGGGTGCTCCAGTTAAAACAGAATAGATTGTTACTCAGAAAAGAAGACTGATCTCACCGCCATTTTGAAAATGTCACACCTGACTCATGTACTGAGTGGCCCGTAAAATTACTGGGAGGTCTGCCTATTTCTGCAGTGTTCTGAAGACACTGCACCATGAAGTGGCAGCAGTTGTGTGTGCCTTTGCACGTGTCACCTACACAAAGTTTTCTCTCTTGTGTTCAGGTCATTCCCTGCTTGCTTTGGCAAAAACCCAGGAAAAGCAAAAGCCAGAGCAAGATGGGTCTCAGAAACCCCTTCCTCTTAATATCTGAGACCCATCTGCCTCAAAGTTAGCCTCTGTTCCCTCACTCATGAAATTGGGAGAGCCTTCTTTGTAAGTGTTCTCTTTGCCTGAGGGTTTTGAGATGGCACAGACTAGTTTAGGAGCATTAGGATATCATGGGAAGAACATGAAAATTCTGGGTTTTTATTGTTGTGACAAGTCGGGGGCAGATGAGGTCGGAGGCCATTTATCTGAATGGCATTTCATGCACTAGCCTCTAGGGAGTTAGTTGGGGAAGGAAATGAAGTCGCCAAAAGGATAGTTCTTGAATGAAAAGGAGCCCCAAAAAGTTGAGTCTCATTAACTTTTCAGGTTGACAGAAGCTGACAGAATGGAACGTGGCCAGGACCACATCAAGCGTAGACCTttgaggataaaaaaaaaaaatgatacagtCTTTTACTAGATGAGCTTCCATTCAGCCCACATTCCTGAAAACAACTGCCACTAAGTCTTGGATGTTATGTGAAGCCCTTTGTCATAGTATCTCATTTTATTCTCACAAGAATTTGAGAAGTGAATTGCAGTTCATCTTACTGATGAGGAGGGGGGATCGAGCTACTTGCCAAACCACACAtccaataaaaagaaaaggtggatcacaAACACAAGTTTAATAAAACATCCTAACACTCattctatatatagaaaaatgaattttcATTATCTAGCCTGGCTCTTTGCAGTGAGTTTGCATTGCAGATGTCTCTCGGAAGTGTAAAACACTATGGcacatactaatttataatcctTCCACACAATGAGTCACTTAAAACTATTCATCACATATGACCAAGGCAAAACCAAAGTTTCTGGGTCCTTCTGGAAAGGAC
This genomic interval from Callospermophilus lateralis isolate mCalLat2 chromosome 16, mCalLat2.hap1, whole genome shotgun sequence contains the following:
- the Fam110b gene encoding protein FAM110B produces the protein MPTETLQTGSMVKPVSPAGTFTSAVPLRILNKGPDYFRRQAEPNPKRLSAVERLEADKAKYVKSQEVINAKQEPVKPAVLAKPPVCPAAKRALGSPTLKVFGNHAKTESGVQRENLKLEILKNIINSSEGSSSGSGHKHSSRNWPPHRSDATTDLHRHSFAESLKVYPTPGRGSPQESSSHVSRRLLEQSAESFLHVSHSSSDIRKVTSVKPLKAIPCSSSAPPLPPKPKVAAMKSPEADPVEPACGVSRRPSLQRSKSDLSDRYFRVDADVERFFNYCGLDPEELENLGMENFARANSDIISLNFRSASMISSDCEQSQDSNSDLRNDDSANDRVPYGISAIERNARIIKWLYSIKQARESQKVSHV